A single region of the Nocardioides ochotonae genome encodes:
- a CDS encoding Trm112 family protein — protein MSTSLDPALLAIVVCPGCHGDLEQVTTDADLELACRGECGLVYPVRDGIPVLLVDEARKPA, from the coding sequence ATGAGCACCTCCCTCGACCCCGCCCTGCTCGCCATCGTGGTGTGCCCGGGCTGTCACGGCGACCTCGAGCAGGTCACCACCGACGCCGACCTGGAGCTGGCCTGCCGGGGCGAGTGCGGCCTGGTCTACCCGGTCCGCGACGGCATCCCGGTCCTGCTCGTCGACGAAGCCCGCAAGCCGGCCTGA
- a CDS encoding DUF808 domain-containing protein codes for MSGGLFALLDDVAVLARMAAASIDDVGAAAGRATMKAAGVVVDDTAVTPQYVHGVAAERELPIIKRIAIGSIRNKVLIILPVALLLSEFLPWLLTPILMLGGTYLAFEGAEKVWGWIRGHDAHAAPVATLGKDAEETMVSGAIRTDLILSAEIMVISLNEVADESFWSRLVILLVVAAAITVVVYGVVALIVKMDDVGLHLAERRSAFAQSVGRGLVRGMPVLLSVISVVGTIAMLWVGGHILLVGLDELGWHPPYELVHHLEEEVHHAVSGVGAVLGWLVNTACSAVFGIVVGAVVVAVVHLLPSRSKKPAAH; via the coding sequence GTGAGCGGCGGTCTCTTCGCGCTCCTCGACGACGTGGCGGTGCTGGCCCGGATGGCCGCCGCCTCGATCGACGACGTCGGCGCCGCCGCAGGGCGGGCGACCATGAAGGCCGCCGGGGTCGTCGTCGACGACACCGCCGTCACGCCGCAGTACGTCCACGGCGTCGCCGCCGAGCGCGAGCTGCCGATCATCAAGCGGATCGCGATCGGCTCGATCCGCAACAAGGTCCTGATCATCCTCCCGGTGGCGCTGCTGCTCAGCGAGTTCCTGCCGTGGCTGCTCACCCCGATCCTGATGCTCGGCGGCACCTACCTGGCCTTCGAGGGCGCGGAGAAGGTGTGGGGCTGGATCCGCGGGCACGACGCCCACGCCGCCCCGGTCGCCACCCTCGGCAAGGACGCCGAGGAGACGATGGTCTCCGGCGCGATCCGCACCGACCTGATCCTCTCGGCGGAGATCATGGTGATCTCGCTCAACGAGGTGGCGGACGAGAGCTTCTGGTCGCGCCTGGTGATCCTGCTCGTCGTGGCCGCGGCCATCACCGTCGTCGTGTACGGCGTGGTCGCCCTGATCGTGAAGATGGACGACGTCGGCCTGCACCTGGCCGAGCGCAGGTCCGCCTTCGCCCAGTCGGTGGGCCGCGGGCTGGTGCGCGGGATGCCGGTGCTGCTCTCGGTCATCTCCGTCGTCGGCACCATCGCGATGCTCTGGGTCGGCGGGCACATCCTGCTCGTCGGGCTCGACGAGCTCGGCTGGCACCCGCCGTACGAGCTCGTGCACCACCTCGAGGAGGAGGTCCACCACGCGGTGTCCGGCGTCGGCGCCGTCCTGGGCTGGCTGGTCAACACGGCCTGCTCCGCGGTCTTCGGGATCGTCGTCGGCGCGGTCGTGGTGGCGGTCGTGCACCTGCTGCCGTCGCGCTCGAAGAAGCCGGCGGCGCACTGA
- a CDS encoding SIS domain-containing protein yields the protein MATWFDESRLDDQTALGAADLRLRTLAETGARVRREAGDAASAVAEAVQRSSEQSRPRAVIAAGPDSRLLRAVLEPWCPVPFVAWPGPALPGWAGSLDLVVVLCPEGSDSGSASAVAEAARRGCQAVVATRPGSMVAEHAAGRWTTVLPTTTSDQLAAAVVMLTYLDGVSLGPRTDAEQVARALDDVAIACSPNRDLAVNPAKMLAIALADSIPLVWGGSVLAARAARRVAESIRRASGRTALAGDAEHLLPVIEAARQRDVFADPVDGGVDRRPTLLVLDDGTEEPVVLEQRTRLLAAAAARGVRVETVTTEAPSEVARYASLLLSGTYTAEYLRLGLVED from the coding sequence GTGGCGACCTGGTTCGACGAGTCCCGCCTGGACGACCAGACCGCGCTGGGCGCCGCCGACCTGCGGCTGCGCACCCTCGCCGAGACCGGCGCGCGGGTGCGCCGGGAGGCCGGTGACGCAGCGTCCGCGGTCGCCGAGGCGGTGCAGCGCAGCTCCGAGCAGTCGCGTCCGCGCGCGGTGATCGCCGCCGGGCCGGACTCGCGGCTGCTGCGTGCGGTCCTCGAGCCGTGGTGCCCGGTGCCGTTCGTCGCCTGGCCGGGGCCGGCGCTGCCGGGCTGGGCCGGGAGCCTGGACCTGGTCGTCGTGCTGTGCCCCGAGGGGTCGGACTCCGGCAGCGCCTCCGCGGTCGCCGAGGCGGCCCGCCGTGGCTGCCAGGCGGTCGTCGCCACCCGGCCGGGCTCCATGGTCGCCGAGCACGCCGCCGGGCGCTGGACCACGGTCCTGCCGACGACCACCAGCGACCAGCTCGCGGCCGCGGTGGTGATGCTGACCTACCTCGACGGTGTCTCGCTGGGCCCGCGCACCGACGCCGAGCAGGTCGCCCGCGCCCTGGACGACGTCGCGATCGCCTGCTCCCCGAACCGCGACCTCGCGGTCAACCCGGCCAAGATGCTCGCGATCGCGCTGGCCGACTCCATCCCGCTGGTGTGGGGCGGGTCGGTCCTGGCCGCCCGCGCCGCGCGCCGGGTGGCGGAGTCGATCCGCCGCGCGAGCGGGCGCACCGCGCTGGCCGGTGACGCCGAGCACCTGCTGCCGGTGATCGAGGCGGCGCGCCAGCGCGACGTTTTCGCCGACCCGGTGGACGGCGGCGTCGACCGGCGCCCCACGCTGCTGGTCCTCGACGACGGGACCGAGGAGCCGGTCGTGCTGGAGCAGCGCACCCGGCTGCTCGCCGCCGCGGCGGCCCGCGGCGTACGCGTCGAGACGGTGACGACCGAGGCGCCCAGCGAGGTGGCGCGCTACGCCTCGCTGCTGCTGAGCGGCACCTACACCGCGGAGTACCTGCGCCTGGGGCTGGTGGAGGACTAG
- a CDS encoding acyltransferase family protein — MSPASNPVPSAPARDPWFDNAKMALVTLVVVGHAWVLLEPSPLRDHLYDFLYAWHVPAFVFVTGHLSRSFTWERRRLWQLVRTVAVPYVVFECAIALFRIHVGGEEMDNLFRDPHWPMWYLAALFFWRLLTPVFVDMRGGLVVAVAISLLAGNWAGDTLDIARVLGLLPFFVMGLKATPERLELLRQRWVQVSGVVVLLAILVATRWTDSWASTEWFYYRALYDEVADTTLEATLTRALLLLVGTLGAWAFFALVPRGGGWFARMGAWSLVVYLFHGFAVKGAGYAGWGEVSFPGPTVAVAVTTLASVAVALLLACRPVAGLLNHAVDPFGSAQRQVDLAVEATAARQEAEVIAGAVLEAAVAGGATLRPMHAEGQNPHRDLDVRS; from the coding sequence ATGAGCCCAGCCTCGAACCCAGTCCCGAGCGCCCCCGCGCGCGACCCGTGGTTCGACAACGCCAAGATGGCCCTGGTGACCCTCGTGGTCGTCGGGCACGCCTGGGTGCTGCTCGAGCCGTCACCGCTGCGTGACCACCTCTACGACTTCCTCTACGCCTGGCACGTGCCGGCGTTCGTCTTCGTCACCGGCCATCTCTCCCGCTCCTTCACCTGGGAGCGGCGCCGGCTGTGGCAGCTGGTGCGCACGGTCGCGGTGCCGTACGTCGTGTTCGAGTGCGCGATCGCGCTGTTCCGCATCCATGTCGGGGGAGAGGAGATGGACAATCTCTTCCGCGACCCGCACTGGCCGATGTGGTACCTCGCCGCGCTCTTCTTCTGGCGCCTGCTGACCCCGGTCTTCGTCGACATGCGCGGTGGCCTGGTGGTGGCCGTGGCGATCAGCCTGCTGGCCGGCAACTGGGCGGGGGACACCCTGGACATCGCCCGGGTGCTGGGGCTGCTGCCGTTCTTCGTGATGGGGCTGAAGGCGACACCGGAGCGCCTCGAGCTGCTGCGCCAGCGGTGGGTGCAGGTGAGCGGCGTCGTGGTGCTGCTCGCGATCCTCGTGGCGACCCGGTGGACCGACTCCTGGGCCAGCACCGAGTGGTTCTACTACCGGGCGCTGTACGACGAGGTCGCCGACACGACCCTCGAGGCGACGCTCACCCGGGCGCTGCTGCTCCTCGTCGGCACCCTCGGTGCGTGGGCGTTCTTCGCGCTGGTGCCCCGTGGTGGTGGCTGGTTCGCCCGGATGGGGGCCTGGTCGCTGGTGGTCTACCTCTTCCACGGCTTCGCGGTGAAGGGTGCGGGCTACGCCGGTTGGGGCGAGGTGTCCTTCCCGGGCCCCACGGTCGCGGTCGCGGTGACGACGCTCGCGTCGGTCGCGGTGGCCCTGCTGCTGGCCTGCCGGCCGGTGGCCGGACTGCTCAACCACGCCGTCGATCCGTTCGGGTCGGCGCAGCGTCAGGTCGACCTCGCCGTGGAGGCGACTGCAGCCCGTCAGGAGGCCGAGGTCATCGCGGGGGCGGTGCTGGAGGCCGCGGTCGCCGGCGGGGCTACTCTTCGGCCCATGCACGCTGAGGGCCAGAACCCGCACCGAGACCTGGACGTCCGATCGTGA
- a CDS encoding DUF5719 family protein, with the protein MSHNPTDRPTDRPTDRPTDRSAGRRSATRRGRFEVTAVLAVVAPVLTGSLLLLGGTEEGGAELGAPEETTLSAATLGCPEGRKDGDRILVATDGEATGEVRVGRGADASSVEVGPERIGIDGSRAPVTVRAEGDLAPGLVAGRVGGSPLGAAQCTSPSAETWFTGVGAGPEHSSVVELINPGGGRAVADVLVLGSDGPVEADQLLGVVVPGGDRVRLDLAALLPRTDELALRVVTTRGRVSASVLDVVDRIGSTPVVRDWLPGQGTPQRRSTLLGLAEGSGSRTLVVANPGESEAVAEIRVVTPGSTFSPRDLEDVRVPPQSVVRVSVGALLASDAAKDAIGLELDSSAPVTASLRQAVDGDLTHAVPLERIEEPSAVLVPRGASRLLLSGAEATGSVQVVARDDRGRELAARSVEVERDRGASVGLPQGATFVSIAPRGTSVLATVVVSGDGTAIAGFAPLVRAGLVPDVRPGLPQQAGPQSPGS; encoded by the coding sequence ATGAGCCACAACCCCACCGATCGGCCCACTGACCGGCCCACCGATCGGCCCACCGACAGGTCCGCCGGCCGGCGCAGCGCCACCCGACGCGGCCGGTTCGAGGTCACCGCGGTGCTCGCCGTCGTCGCGCCGGTCCTGACCGGCTCGCTGCTGCTGCTCGGCGGCACCGAGGAGGGCGGCGCCGAGCTGGGCGCGCCCGAGGAGACCACGCTGAGCGCCGCGACCCTCGGCTGCCCCGAGGGGCGCAAGGACGGCGACCGGATCCTGGTCGCGACCGACGGCGAGGCGACCGGCGAGGTCCGCGTCGGCCGCGGCGCCGACGCCTCGTCCGTCGAGGTCGGCCCGGAGAGGATCGGGATCGACGGCAGCCGGGCCCCGGTGACCGTCCGGGCCGAGGGCGACCTCGCTCCCGGACTGGTCGCGGGCCGCGTCGGCGGCTCGCCGCTGGGCGCGGCGCAGTGCACGAGCCCCAGCGCGGAGACCTGGTTCACCGGGGTGGGGGCCGGCCCGGAGCACTCCTCCGTCGTCGAGCTCATCAACCCCGGCGGCGGCCGCGCCGTCGCCGACGTCCTGGTCCTCGGCTCCGACGGCCCGGTCGAGGCCGACCAGCTCCTCGGCGTCGTCGTCCCCGGCGGGGACCGGGTCCGCCTGGACCTGGCGGCGCTGCTGCCGCGCACCGACGAGCTGGCGCTGCGGGTGGTGACGACCCGGGGTCGGGTCTCCGCCTCCGTGCTCGACGTCGTCGACCGGATCGGCTCCACCCCGGTGGTCCGCGACTGGCTTCCCGGCCAGGGCACGCCGCAGCGGCGCAGCACCCTGCTCGGCTTGGCCGAGGGCTCCGGCTCCCGCACCCTCGTGGTGGCCAACCCGGGGGAGAGCGAGGCCGTGGCGGAGATCCGGGTGGTGACCCCCGGCTCCACCTTCAGCCCCCGGGACCTCGAGGACGTCCGTGTGCCCCCGCAGTCGGTGGTCCGGGTCTCGGTCGGCGCCCTGCTGGCCTCCGACGCCGCGAAGGACGCCATCGGCCTGGAGCTCGACTCCTCGGCCCCGGTGACCGCCTCGCTGCGCCAGGCGGTCGACGGTGACCTCACCCACGCGGTGCCCCTCGAGCGGATCGAGGAGCCGAGCGCGGTCCTGGTCCCGCGCGGCGCCAGCCGGCTGCTGTTGAGCGGTGCCGAGGCCACCGGGAGCGTCCAGGTCGTCGCCCGCGACGACCGCGGCCGCGAGCTGGCCGCGCGGAGCGTCGAGGTCGAGCGCGACCGCGGCGCGAGCGTGGGCCTGCCCCAGGGCGCGACGTTCGTCAGCATCGCCCCGCGCGGCACCTCGGTGCTCGCCACGGTGGTGGTCAGCGGCGACGGCACCGCGATCGCGGGCTTCGCCCCGCTGGTGCGCGCCGGGCTGGTCCCCGACGTACGCCCCGGGCTGCCGCAGCAGGCAGGCCCTCAGTCCCCGGGCTCGTAG
- a CDS encoding phosphomannomutase/phosphoglucomutase: protein MADTLDPQSVHAIFKAYDVRGTVPDQLDERLARATGQAFVDVVGATTVVVGHDMRPSSPGMAAAFAEGAAAAGADVIKIGLASTDQLYFASGHLGHPGAMFTASHNPAQYNGIKLCRSHAQPIGLDTGLAEIRDRVLSGAGPAEGTVRGTITEQDVLAAYADHLLTLAPVTGRPLKVVVDAGNGMAGHTAPAVFAGLGDLIEVVAMYFELDGTFPNHEANPIEAENLRDLQARVLAEGADVGLAFDGDADRCFLVDERGEAVSPSTLTALIAARELAKEPGATVIHNVITSRSVPEIVTELGGTPVRTRVGHSFIKARMAETDAIFGGEHSGHFYFRDFWRADSGMLAALHALAALAETDQTLSQLLAAYERYPLSGEINSEVADQAGVIAALEAEYAGLDQVTTDRLDGLSVTHPDWAFNVRPSNTEPLLRLNAEGKDLATMAAVRDEVLTKIRSN from the coding sequence ATGGCCGACACCCTCGACCCGCAGTCCGTGCACGCCATCTTCAAGGCGTACGACGTGCGGGGCACCGTGCCCGACCAGCTCGACGAGCGGCTCGCCCGCGCGACGGGCCAGGCGTTCGTCGACGTGGTGGGCGCGACGACTGTCGTGGTCGGCCACGACATGCGCCCCAGCTCACCGGGCATGGCCGCGGCGTTCGCCGAGGGCGCGGCCGCCGCCGGCGCCGACGTGATCAAGATCGGCCTGGCCTCCACCGACCAGCTCTACTTCGCCTCCGGCCACCTCGGGCACCCCGGCGCGATGTTCACCGCGAGCCACAACCCGGCGCAGTACAACGGCATCAAGCTGTGCCGCTCCCACGCCCAGCCGATCGGCCTGGACACCGGGCTCGCGGAGATCCGGGACCGGGTGCTGTCCGGCGCCGGTCCGGCCGAGGGCACGGTCCGGGGCACCATCACCGAGCAGGACGTGCTCGCCGCCTACGCCGACCACCTGCTCACCCTGGCGCCGGTCACCGGGCGCCCGCTCAAGGTCGTGGTCGACGCCGGCAACGGCATGGCCGGCCACACCGCGCCGGCCGTCTTCGCGGGCCTCGGCGACCTGATCGAGGTGGTGGCCATGTACTTCGAGCTCGACGGCACCTTCCCGAACCACGAGGCCAACCCGATCGAGGCCGAGAACCTGCGCGACCTGCAGGCCCGCGTGCTCGCCGAGGGCGCGGACGTCGGGCTCGCCTTCGACGGCGACGCCGACCGCTGCTTCCTGGTCGACGAGCGCGGCGAGGCCGTGTCGCCGTCCACGCTGACCGCGCTGATCGCGGCCCGCGAGCTGGCCAAGGAGCCGGGCGCGACGGTCATCCACAACGTGATCACCAGCCGCTCGGTGCCCGAGATCGTGACCGAGCTCGGCGGCACCCCGGTCCGCACCCGCGTCGGGCACTCCTTCATCAAGGCCCGGATGGCCGAGACCGACGCGATCTTCGGCGGCGAGCACAGCGGCCACTTCTACTTCCGTGACTTCTGGCGCGCCGACTCCGGGATGCTCGCCGCGCTGCACGCGCTGGCGGCGCTGGCCGAGACCGACCAGACCCTGTCCCAGCTGCTCGCGGCCTACGAGCGCTACCCGCTCAGCGGGGAGATCAACTCCGAGGTCGCCGACCAGGCAGGGGTGATCGCCGCGCTCGAGGCCGAGTACGCCGGCCTCGACCAGGTCACCACCGACCGTCTCGACGGTCTGAGCGTCACCCACCCCGACTGGGCGTTCAACGTCCGGCCGTCCAACACCGAGCCGCTGCTGCGCCTGAACGCCGAGGGCAAGGACCTCGCGACGATGGCCGCAGTCCGCGACGAGGTCCTCACGAAGATCCGGAGCAACTGA
- a CDS encoding DUF3499 domain-containing protein, whose product MSSSRRCSRTACGRSAVNTLTYVYADQTAVLGPLATYAEPHAYDLCDVHSERLSAPRGWEVLRLAPDPAAQGPTEDDLLALADAVREAARPLPPQRPAPAQETGREVTRRGHLRVLSND is encoded by the coding sequence GTGAGTTCCAGCCGTCGTTGTTCGCGCACCGCCTGTGGTCGCTCGGCGGTCAACACCCTCACCTACGTCTACGCCGACCAGACGGCCGTGCTGGGCCCGCTCGCGACCTACGCCGAGCCGCACGCCTACGACCTGTGCGACGTGCACAGCGAGCGGCTGTCGGCGCCGCGTGGCTGGGAGGTGCTGCGCCTGGCCCCGGACCCCGCCGCGCAGGGTCCCACCGAGGACGACCTGCTCGCCCTGGCCGACGCGGTCCGCGAGGCGGCGCGTCCGCTGCCGCCGCAGCGACCCGCGCCCGCGCAGGAGACCGGGCGTGAGGTCACGCGCCGGGGCCACCTCCGCGTCCTCAGCAACGACTGA
- a CDS encoding WhiB family transcriptional regulator has product MRELFLLESDAEDAGWQERALCAQTDPEAFFPEKGGSTREAKKVCLTCEVRQDCLESALENDERFGIWGGLSERERRKLKKQAV; this is encoded by the coding sequence GTGAGAGAACTATTTCTCCTCGAGAGCGACGCCGAGGATGCGGGATGGCAGGAGCGGGCGCTCTGCGCGCAGACCGATCCTGAGGCGTTCTTCCCTGAGAAGGGCGGCTCGACGCGGGAGGCCAAGAAGGTCTGCCTGACGTGCGAGGTCCGCCAGGACTGCCTGGAGTCGGCGCTCGAGAACGACGAGCGGTTCGGCATCTGGGGCGGGCTCTCCGAGCGGGAGCGCCGCAAGCTGAAGAAGCAGGCCGTCTAG
- a CDS encoding metallopeptidase family protein, which yields MDERTLPDVSGRPRRRDRRGRGMRGPGVVPTTPGRPALRTRRERFDAIALSVVADVDRRWQDRLGPVEYAVEDAPDVPADWDDAGVPLSALVRGTGGAPTRLVLFRRPIEHRCEGRDELEALVLTLVVEQLAELLGIDPATVDPRYEPGD from the coding sequence GTGGATGAGCGGACTCTTCCGGACGTGTCCGGGCGACCGCGACGCCGCGACCGGCGTGGCCGCGGGATGCGCGGCCCCGGGGTGGTCCCCACCACTCCCGGACGCCCGGCGCTGCGGACCCGTCGCGAGCGCTTCGACGCCATCGCGCTGAGCGTGGTGGCCGACGTCGACCGGCGCTGGCAGGACCGCCTCGGCCCCGTCGAGTACGCCGTGGAGGACGCCCCCGACGTCCCGGCGGACTGGGACGACGCCGGCGTGCCGCTGTCCGCGCTGGTGCGCGGCACCGGCGGCGCGCCGACCCGGCTGGTGCTGTTCCGCCGCCCGATCGAGCACCGCTGCGAGGGCCGCGACGAGCTCGAGGCGCTCGTGCTCACCCTCGTGGTCGAGCAGCTCGCCGAGCTGCTCGGCATCGACCCGGCGACGGTCGACCCCCGCTACGAGCCCGGGGACTGA
- a CDS encoding glycosyltransferase family 2 protein yields the protein MSAPQSVVALLVSHDGERWLPAVLKGLADQTHPVDHLLAVDTGSKDESVSLLEDAPGVEQVLRAPLTTSFPAAVRLGLAAVAEAGLDPEWVWLLHDDANPDPGCLAALLAAAEADPGADLLGPKLREWPSLRRLLELGVTISDTGRRETGLERGEYDQGQHDQVRTVLAVNTAGMLVRRRVLESLGGLDDALPLFGNDIDLGWRAAQAGHRTIVVPQAVVFHAEAAHRGLRRTPLTGRHTHYQERRAALFTLLANAPGRSLPFRTVRLALGTVLRVLGFLLVRAVGEALDELAALISVYAHPGEVRAARRRRREQRSGPPADVRHLLAPRWLPYRHGLDFLGDLVSALSLQASDVAERRRLAAAEADPSSFAARRPTPSDEDTLEDDSGIVARFVTNPVALLLAVFVLLALVGSRAAFGTLVGGGLSPVPSGAGEWWRLWLSSWHEIGSGTAVPAPAYLLPLALLATLLLGSAKAAVTAVMVLAVPVALWGAWRFLRVVGRLVSPAGASRWLVLLGATTYALVPVVSGAWGDGRLGVVASAAVLPWLAHAALGFADPAAQRRWRAAWRTGVLLALVSAFTPVAWLVTVAVGLVVVAAAALVVRSAVRDRSVWGPPATAVGLVPLLLAPWWIPAVVESAAEGLLLDVGRLPGATVEGLGLLAGRFADLGAPLAVGLVPVVLAVLALVPRATRVPVLVCWLVAVVTAAVAAVLGAVSLDLAAVTVSPGTGFLLVLLQGAFVVAAVIGAQGLLARVDRPEGPAPVARGAVAVLAVVAAAVPLTGLAWFVAGGDAHLDEDPAGGIPAYMLQSAETGPEHGILVVRGTVADGLTYEVRRGDGVTLGEDEILDLSPEDTGLSDAVRELASAPTPDLVTELADRGIEYVVLPAPADGDVAASLDATGGLLAASAEDRTTRAWQVDRPLSPDAVDGPTSWLRVALLVLQGVALVWVLVLCAPTTNRRRS from the coding sequence GTGTCCGCTCCCCAGTCTGTCGTCGCCCTGCTCGTGAGCCACGACGGCGAACGGTGGCTCCCGGCGGTCCTGAAGGGCCTTGCCGACCAGACCCACCCGGTCGACCACCTGCTCGCCGTCGACACCGGTAGCAAGGACGAGAGCGTCTCGCTGCTCGAGGACGCGCCCGGTGTCGAGCAGGTGCTGCGCGCCCCCCTCACGACGTCCTTCCCCGCGGCGGTGCGCCTCGGCCTCGCCGCGGTCGCCGAGGCCGGCCTGGACCCCGAGTGGGTCTGGCTGCTGCACGACGACGCGAACCCCGACCCCGGCTGCCTCGCCGCGCTGCTCGCGGCCGCCGAGGCCGACCCCGGCGCCGACCTGCTCGGCCCCAAGCTGCGGGAGTGGCCCTCGCTGCGCCGCCTGCTCGAGCTCGGCGTGACGATCTCCGACACCGGACGCCGCGAGACCGGGCTGGAGCGCGGCGAGTACGACCAGGGCCAGCACGACCAGGTCCGCACCGTGCTCGCGGTCAACACCGCCGGCATGCTGGTGCGCCGCCGGGTCCTGGAGTCCCTGGGCGGCCTGGACGACGCACTCCCGCTGTTCGGCAACGACATCGACCTCGGGTGGCGCGCTGCCCAGGCCGGGCACCGCACGATCGTGGTGCCGCAGGCGGTGGTCTTCCACGCCGAGGCCGCCCACCGCGGCCTGCGTCGTACGCCGCTGACCGGCCGCCACACCCACTACCAGGAGCGCCGCGCCGCGCTCTTCACGCTGCTGGCCAACGCGCCGGGCCGCTCGCTGCCGTTCCGCACGGTGCGCCTGGCCCTCGGAACGGTGCTGCGGGTGCTCGGCTTCCTGCTGGTGCGCGCCGTCGGGGAGGCGCTCGACGAGCTCGCCGCCCTGATCTCCGTCTACGCCCATCCCGGCGAGGTGCGCGCCGCGCGCCGCCGGCGCCGGGAGCAGCGCAGCGGCCCGCCGGCCGACGTCCGCCACCTGCTGGCGCCGCGCTGGCTGCCCTACCGCCACGGCCTGGACTTCCTTGGCGACCTGGTCTCGGCCCTCAGCCTGCAGGCCTCCGACGTGGCCGAGCGACGCCGTCTCGCCGCCGCGGAGGCCGACCCGTCCTCCTTCGCCGCCCGGCGACCCACGCCCAGCGACGAGGACACCCTCGAGGACGACTCGGGGATCGTCGCGCGCTTCGTCACCAACCCGGTCGCGCTGCTCCTCGCGGTGTTCGTCCTGCTCGCGCTCGTCGGCAGCCGTGCGGCGTTCGGCACGCTCGTCGGCGGCGGGCTGTCCCCGGTGCCCTCGGGCGCCGGCGAGTGGTGGCGACTCTGGCTGTCGAGCTGGCACGAGATCGGCTCCGGGACCGCGGTGCCGGCGCCGGCGTACCTCCTGCCGCTCGCGCTGCTCGCCACCCTGCTCCTCGGCAGCGCCAAGGCCGCGGTGACGGCCGTGATGGTGCTCGCCGTGCCGGTCGCGCTCTGGGGCGCCTGGCGCTTCCTGCGCGTCGTGGGCCGCCTGGTCTCCCCGGCCGGCGCGTCGCGCTGGCTGGTGCTGCTCGGCGCCACGACGTACGCGCTGGTGCCGGTGGTGAGCGGTGCCTGGGGCGACGGCCGCCTCGGCGTCGTCGCGTCCGCCGCCGTCCTACCGTGGCTGGCCCACGCCGCGCTCGGCTTCGCCGACCCCGCTGCTCAGCGCCGCTGGCGCGCCGCCTGGCGCACCGGCGTGCTGCTCGCGCTGGTCTCCGCCTTCACCCCCGTCGCCTGGCTGGTGACCGTGGCCGTGGGCCTGGTCGTCGTGGCCGCCGCCGCCCTCGTCGTCCGCTCCGCCGTGCGCGACCGCTCGGTGTGGGGCCCGCCCGCGACCGCCGTCGGGCTGGTCCCGCTGCTGCTGGCGCCCTGGTGGATCCCGGCCGTCGTGGAGTCGGCCGCCGAGGGTCTGCTGCTGGACGTCGGCCGGCTGCCCGGCGCGACCGTCGAGGGCCTCGGGCTGCTCGCCGGCCGCTTCGCGGACCTCGGTGCGCCGCTCGCGGTCGGCCTCGTGCCCGTCGTCCTGGCGGTGCTCGCGCTCGTCCCGCGCGCCACCCGGGTGCCGGTGCTGGTGTGCTGGCTGGTCGCCGTCGTGACCGCCGCGGTCGCCGCCGTGCTCGGCGCCGTGTCCCTCGACCTGGCCGCCGTCACGGTCAGCCCCGGCACCGGCTTCCTGCTCGTGCTGCTGCAGGGCGCGTTCGTCGTGGCGGCCGTGATCGGCGCCCAGGGCCTGCTCGCCCGCGTCGACCGGCCGGAGGGCCCCGCCCCGGTCGCCCGCGGCGCGGTCGCGGTGCTCGCCGTGGTCGCGGCCGCCGTACCGCTGACCGGCCTCGCCTGGTTCGTCGCCGGCGGCGACGCGCACCTCGACGAGGACCCCGCCGGCGGGATCCCGGCGTACATGCTCCAGAGCGCGGAGACCGGTCCCGAGCACGGCATCCTGGTCGTGCGCGGCACCGTCGCGGACGGCCTGACCTACGAGGTACGCCGCGGCGACGGCGTGACTCTCGGCGAGGACGAGATCCTCGACCTGAGCCCCGAGGACACCGGGCTGAGCGACGCGGTCCGTGAGCTCGCCTCCGCCCCGACCCCCGACCTGGTCACCGAGCTGGCCGACCGCGGCATCGAGTACGTCGTGCTCCCGGCGCCCGCCGACGGCGACGTGGCCGCCTCGCTGGACGCGACCGGCGGGCTGCTGGCCGCCAGCGCGGAGGACCGCACCACCCGGGCCTGGCAGGTCGACCGGCCGCTGAGCCCCGACGCGGTCGACGGCCCCACCTCCTGGCTGCGCGTCGCGCTGCTGGTCCTCCAGGGCGTCGCCCTGGTGTGGGTGCTCGTCCTGTGTGCCCCCACGACCAACCGGAGGCGTTCATGA